A genome region from Paludibacterium sp. B53371 includes the following:
- a CDS encoding gp436 family protein translates to MYATRDDMVKRFGEKEVIALTDRDYTGQVDEAVLAEALAGAVVEIDGYIGGRYPLPLETPPKILCGYACDIARYRLCGSGTQLTEDIRDRYRDAVRFLELAAAGKVTLGGMPGGGPAPVDNTVQFAMGSRVFARNGGAF, encoded by the coding sequence GTGTACGCCACCCGTGACGACATGGTAAAGCGCTTTGGCGAGAAGGAGGTCATTGCGCTGACCGACCGCGATTACACCGGTCAGGTGGACGAGGCGGTGCTGGCCGAGGCGCTGGCCGGTGCTGTCGTGGAGATCGACGGCTATATCGGCGGTCGCTACCCGTTGCCGCTGGAGACGCCGCCGAAAATTCTCTGTGGCTATGCCTGCGACATCGCCCGTTACCGCCTGTGCGGCAGCGGCACCCAGTTGACCGAGGACATCCGTGATCGCTATCGCGATGCGGTGCGTTTCCTGGAGCTGGCGGCCGCCGGCAAGGTGACGCTCGGCGGTATGCCTGGCGGCGGGCCGGCCCCGGTCGACAACACAGTGCAATTCGCCATGGGGTCGCGGGTGTTCGCCCGCAACGGGGGGGCGTTCTGA
- a CDS encoding Mu-like prophage major head subunit gpT family protein encodes MIINASTLKAIFVNLKTIFNNAFDAAPSQWQKIAMLVPSTARTNDYKWLSSFPRMRKWIGEKAVKALAASGYSITNDDWEATVEVDRNDIDDDNLGIYAPQAQMAGFSAKQLPDEIVFDLVNQSFSSLCYDGQYFFDVDHPVNGQSVSNKGTKKLSAASQAAAQASYGAARTAMKKFKDDEGRPLNITPNVLLVPPALEDVARALLTNDRLDDGKANPYKGTAELVVDARLTSDDAWFLLDTTKPIKPFIYQERKKAVFVQQTDPQADDVFNRRKYKFGAEARAAGGYGFWQLAYASDGSVA; translated from the coding sequence ATGATCATCAACGCATCGACCCTCAAGGCGATCTTCGTCAACCTGAAGACCATCTTCAATAACGCTTTCGACGCCGCACCGAGTCAGTGGCAGAAGATCGCCATGCTGGTGCCGTCCACCGCGCGCACCAACGACTACAAGTGGCTGTCCAGCTTCCCGCGCATGCGCAAGTGGATCGGCGAGAAGGCGGTCAAGGCGCTGGCGGCTTCCGGCTACAGCATCACCAACGACGACTGGGAAGCGACCGTCGAAGTCGACCGCAACGACATCGACGACGACAACCTCGGCATCTATGCGCCGCAGGCGCAAATGGCCGGTTTCTCGGCCAAGCAGCTGCCGGATGAAATTGTCTTCGACCTGGTCAACCAGAGCTTCAGCTCCCTGTGCTATGACGGCCAGTACTTCTTCGATGTCGATCATCCCGTCAACGGTCAATCGGTCTCCAACAAGGGCACCAAGAAACTGTCGGCTGCCTCGCAAGCCGCCGCTCAGGCGAGCTACGGTGCGGCCCGCACGGCGATGAAGAAGTTCAAAGACGACGAGGGCCGTCCGCTCAACATCACCCCCAATGTGCTCCTGGTGCCGCCGGCTCTGGAAGATGTCGCGCGGGCGCTGCTGACCAATGATCGCCTGGATGACGGCAAGGCCAACCCGTACAAGGGGACGGCCGAACTGGTGGTCGATGCCCGCCTGACGTCGGATGACGCCTGGTTCCTGCTCGACACCACCAAGCCGATCAAGCCGTTCATCTACCAGGAACGCAAGAAGGCGGTGTTCGTCCAGCAGACCGATCCGCAGGCCGACGACGTGTTCAATCGCCGCAAGTACAAGTTCGGTGCGGAAGCGCGGGCCGCAGGCGGCTACGGTTTCTGGCAGCTCGCCTATGCCTCTGACGGCAGCGTGGCGTAA
- a CDS encoding phage protease, producing the protein MARKTPLIAALTVDLSLLGNAEGEAPRVIKLLPAGEFRARDGRPAECSAWRLDEVAAAVLIAEANRRETPYVIDYEHQTLHAAINGKPAPASGWFHTLEWRDDGLYATDVEWTASAAAMIVSKEYRYLSPVFTYDKNGRIAVLMHVALTNNPALDELPELQVAALSRLVSLNPSPEEDPTMDELIEQLRWLLNLPVGATADDIKAQLQKLVDQLSDGQGTAAASVDLVALVSTQQQRIAALTANQVDPARFVSVDTMRDLQGQVAALTSQLQGREVDELVTAALSDGRLLAAQEAWARGLGTSNLDALKGYLATAPKIAALTSTQTQGNPPADDTVAGLDADTLAVCSMFGNDPKVVAAAMKE; encoded by the coding sequence ATGGCACGCAAAACTCCTCTCATCGCCGCTCTGACGGTTGACCTCTCACTGCTCGGCAATGCCGAGGGCGAAGCCCCTCGCGTCATCAAGCTGTTGCCGGCCGGAGAGTTTCGCGCCCGCGATGGCCGCCCGGCGGAATGCTCTGCCTGGCGACTGGATGAGGTGGCCGCCGCCGTTCTGATCGCTGAAGCCAATCGACGGGAGACCCCTTATGTAATCGACTACGAGCATCAAACCCTGCATGCCGCAATCAATGGCAAGCCGGCTCCGGCCAGTGGTTGGTTCCATACGCTGGAGTGGCGTGACGATGGCCTCTACGCCACCGACGTGGAGTGGACGGCCAGCGCCGCCGCCATGATTGTCTCGAAGGAGTATCGCTACCTTTCCCCAGTTTTTACCTACGACAAGAACGGTCGCATTGCCGTTCTCATGCATGTCGCGCTGACCAATAACCCGGCACTGGATGAACTGCCTGAACTGCAGGTGGCCGCCTTGTCGCGTCTGGTTTCCTTAAACCCGTCCCCCGAGGAGGACCCCACGATGGACGAACTGATCGAGCAGCTGCGCTGGCTGCTCAACCTGCCGGTCGGCGCTACGGCCGATGACATCAAGGCCCAGCTGCAAAAGCTGGTCGATCAACTTTCCGACGGCCAGGGCACGGCCGCTGCCAGCGTCGACCTGGTCGCCCTGGTCAGCACTCAGCAGCAGCGCATTGCCGCGTTGACGGCCAATCAGGTAGACCCGGCCCGCTTCGTGTCGGTCGACACCATGCGCGATCTGCAGGGCCAGGTGGCTGCGCTGACCTCCCAGCTGCAAGGACGCGAGGTGGACGAACTGGTGACTGCAGCACTGTCCGATGGCCGCCTGCTCGCCGCCCAGGAAGCCTGGGCGCGTGGCCTGGGCACGTCCAATCTCGATGCACTCAAGGGTTACCTCGCCACCGCGCCGAAGATCGCCGCGCTGACGAGCACCCAAACCCAGGGCAACCCGCCGGCCGACGACACGGTTGCCGGTTTGGATGCTGACACGCTGGCCGTTTGCAGCATGTTTGGCAACGACCCCAAGGTCGTAGCCGCAGCAATGAAGGAGTAA
- a CDS encoding DUF2513 domain-containing protein, whose translation MNTVRAILDAATTDNGAPTLASLRKHVADTSGAGTVEQQYHLDLLEHAGFIRYLPQDGTASWKKDNPFVVLTWQGCDLLESIEKEHAKRLPA comes from the coding sequence ATGAATACCGTTCGGGCCATTCTTGATGCCGCAACCACGGATAATGGAGCGCCAACCCTTGCGTCCTTGCGTAAGCACGTCGCGGACACCTCCGGGGCCGGCACTGTCGAGCAGCAATATCATCTGGATCTATTGGAGCATGCCGGATTCATTCGCTATCTTCCTCAAGACGGCACCGCAAGCTGGAAAAAAGACAACCCTTTTGTAGTGTTGACGTGGCAAGGATGCGATCTACTGGAGTCGATTGAGAAGGAGCATGCAAAAAGGCTTCCAGCATGA
- a CDS encoding phage virion morphogenesis protein translates to MIDIKIDSQDVVEKLKRVEKALTHRESLMRAIAGIMADAVEENFAREGRPAWQGLKPGSWLSRAGALTKTGQVSAARLEKKVRGGKILQRSGRLAGSMTEFSDNDNAGVGTNVKYAAIQNFGGKTKPHEIRPRNKKALAWAGGGHPVGKVNHPGSNIPAREFLVLDDSDKQRIETTVEDYLREAVGE, encoded by the coding sequence ATGATTGATATTAAAATTGATAGCCAGGACGTGGTCGAGAAATTGAAACGAGTGGAAAAAGCGTTGACTCACCGCGAGTCACTTATGCGAGCCATAGCGGGCATTATGGCGGATGCAGTAGAAGAGAATTTTGCCCGCGAGGGTCGGCCAGCTTGGCAGGGATTAAAACCCGGCTCGTGGCTATCCAGAGCCGGTGCGTTAACCAAGACTGGGCAGGTGTCGGCAGCACGTCTGGAGAAGAAGGTCCGGGGTGGGAAGATATTGCAACGATCCGGTCGGCTGGCGGGGAGTATGACCGAGTTTAGCGACAACGATAATGCCGGTGTGGGAACCAATGTCAAGTATGCGGCAATTCAGAACTTTGGGGGCAAGACCAAGCCACATGAGATCCGGCCTCGCAACAAGAAGGCGCTGGCCTGGGCGGGAGGGGGGCATCCTGTTGGCAAGGTCAACCACCCCGGCAGTAACATTCCAGCCCGTGAGTTCCTGGTGCTAGACGATAGCGATAAACAGCGCATCGAAACGACGGTGGAAGATTATCTCCGTGAGGCCGTTGGGGAATAA
- a CDS encoding phage minor head protein: MATPDLSYAIGLPPEEAIRYFESKGFAIGFKWQDVWAEAHAKAFTVAGVTKLDVLTDIRDALSDALKNGATLADFQLRLQPLLEAKGWWGKGRIIDQATGEIYGKRLNPRRLETIFRTNMQSAYMAGRFQTQLASAEQRPFWEYVAVMDSRTRPAHRSLHGRVFRYDDPFWRTFYPPNGWNCRCRVRTRSARDMEQLGLFESSSEGRLETVEQPIDRQGNTKPAVAFNDPVTGKRFMSDAGFGFNPGQAAYQPDLSRYPPELVQQYLLEQSAR; encoded by the coding sequence ATGGCAACACCTGACCTGTCCTACGCCATTGGCTTGCCGCCCGAGGAGGCGATCCGCTACTTCGAGAGCAAGGGATTTGCCATCGGCTTCAAGTGGCAGGACGTGTGGGCCGAGGCGCATGCCAAGGCGTTCACCGTGGCCGGGGTCACCAAGCTGGACGTGCTGACCGACATTCGTGATGCGCTCAGTGATGCGCTGAAAAACGGCGCGACGCTGGCCGATTTCCAGCTTCGGCTGCAACCATTGCTGGAGGCCAAGGGCTGGTGGGGAAAAGGTAGGATCATCGATCAGGCCACCGGGGAAATTTACGGCAAGCGCCTGAATCCTCGCCGCCTGGAAACTATCTTCCGTACCAACATGCAATCGGCCTACATGGCCGGACGATTCCAAACTCAACTGGCCAGCGCTGAGCAACGGCCGTTTTGGGAATACGTGGCGGTAATGGATAGCCGCACGCGACCGGCGCACCGCAGCCTACATGGCAGAGTGTTCCGTTACGACGATCCGTTCTGGCGCACCTTCTACCCGCCCAATGGCTGGAACTGCCGCTGTAGAGTGCGCACCCGCAGTGCGCGCGACATGGAGCAATTGGGACTGTTTGAGTCTAGCAGCGAGGGTCGTCTGGAAACCGTGGAGCAGCCCATAGATCGCCAAGGCAACACCAAGCCGGCTGTGGCTTTCAATGACCCGGTCACAGGGAAACGCTTCATGAGCGATGCCGGCTTCGGTTTCAATCCTGGCCAAGCTGCATATCAACCGGATCTCAGCCGTTATCCGCCTGAGTTGGTTCAACAATATCTTCTAGAGCAGTCGGCCCGATGA
- a CDS encoding DUF935 domain-containing protein produces the protein MPQILDQYGKPIQQDVLDEPQTARVGWVTREFAEHPSRGLTPLRLHRIMEDAEQGNLAAQADLFSDMEEKDAHIFAEMSKRKRALLTLDWSIAAPRDASSAEKKMAEQLQEWLIDLADLDDVLLDCLDGIGHGFSALEIAWQRLGSDWLPQSLTHRPQRWFQTLPHDGNALRLRDGSVEGAEPWSFGWVIHKHRAKSGYLTRAGLHRVLAWPYLFKNYSVRDLAEFLEIYGLPLRVGKYPGGATKEEKATLLRAVAEIGHNAAGIIPEGMLIEFQNAAQGSHEPFQAMMDWCERSQSKAILGGTLTSQADGKSSTNALGNVHNEVRHDLIASDARQLQGTLTRDLLYPLAMLNFGQVDPHRLPRLVFDTREPEDLKLYADSLPKLVGLGVKVPVKWVHEKLAIPQAQDDDEVLVAPRPEMALPPELRQKDTPAALTYRAVLTNAQGEVVCPDQATLDQAAENLPAESINAGMDTLLAPVIQAIRGGATPDDAFEALVTAYPAMDDKGIAELLARAIFVADVWGRVNGNT, from the coding sequence ATGCCGCAAATTCTTGATCAGTACGGCAAGCCGATTCAACAAGATGTGCTGGATGAACCGCAAACTGCCCGCGTTGGCTGGGTGACGCGCGAGTTTGCCGAGCATCCGTCGCGCGGCCTCACCCCGCTGCGGTTGCATCGCATCATGGAAGATGCCGAACAAGGCAATCTGGCCGCCCAGGCGGATCTGTTCTCGGACATGGAGGAAAAGGACGCGCATATCTTCGCCGAGATGAGCAAGCGCAAGCGTGCGTTGCTGACGCTCGACTGGAGTATCGCTGCGCCGCGCGATGCCAGTAGCGCTGAAAAAAAGATGGCCGAGCAACTGCAGGAGTGGCTGATCGATCTGGCAGATCTGGACGATGTACTGCTCGACTGCCTGGATGGTATCGGCCATGGCTTCTCGGCGCTGGAAATCGCCTGGCAACGCCTCGGCAGCGACTGGTTACCGCAAAGCCTGACGCACCGACCGCAACGCTGGTTCCAGACCTTGCCGCATGACGGCAATGCCTTGCGCCTGCGCGATGGCAGCGTCGAGGGGGCCGAGCCGTGGTCCTTCGGCTGGGTGATCCATAAGCATCGCGCCAAGTCTGGCTACCTGACCCGTGCCGGGCTGCATCGCGTGTTGGCCTGGCCGTACCTGTTTAAAAACTACTCGGTGCGCGATCTGGCCGAGTTTCTGGAAATCTATGGACTACCGTTGCGGGTCGGCAAATACCCTGGCGGCGCGACCAAGGAAGAGAAGGCCACCCTGCTGCGCGCGGTGGCCGAAATCGGCCACAACGCGGCAGGCATCATTCCCGAAGGCATGTTGATCGAATTCCAGAATGCCGCGCAGGGCAGCCATGAACCGTTCCAGGCGATGATGGACTGGTGCGAGCGTTCTCAGTCTAAGGCGATCCTTGGCGGCACGTTGACCAGCCAGGCCGATGGCAAGAGCAGCACCAATGCCCTTGGTAATGTCCATAACGAGGTACGCCACGATCTGATCGCGAGCGATGCCCGTCAGCTACAGGGTACGCTGACGCGCGACTTGCTGTACCCATTGGCCATGCTCAACTTTGGGCAGGTCGATCCGCACCGCCTGCCGCGCCTAGTGTTCGATACTCGCGAGCCGGAAGATCTCAAGCTGTACGCCGATTCCCTGCCAAAGCTGGTTGGGCTGGGTGTCAAAGTGCCGGTGAAGTGGGTGCATGAAAAGCTGGCCATTCCGCAGGCCCAGGATGACGACGAGGTGCTGGTCGCGCCGCGCCCGGAAATGGCCTTGCCGCCCGAGCTGCGACAGAAGGATACACCGGCCGCGCTGACCTACCGTGCCGTGCTGACAAATGCGCAGGGCGAAGTGGTCTGTCCGGACCAGGCCACGCTTGACCAGGCCGCCGAGAACCTGCCGGCCGAGTCGATCAATGCCGGCATGGACACGCTGCTCGCTCCGGTGATCCAGGCCATTCGGGGCGGCGCGACACCGGACGATGCCTTCGAAGCCCTGGTCACGGCGTACCCGGCGATGGATGACAAGGGGATCGCCGAATTGTTGGCGCGCGCGATCTTCGTTGCCGACGTGTGGGGGCGCGTGAATGGCAACACCTGA
- the terL gene encoding phage terminase large subunit — protein sequence MKKVTRKDFLQDVALLAAEYRRQIDAECDGFDPDPSAREQRRLQAFASFRYFALTYFPHYVKHDPATVHDYLFDRFQEVVDNGVGDHDAVAAPRGHAKSTLVTQIGTLWCIVTGRKHYPLIVMDAIEQAWPMLEAIKAELEFNPRLVLDFPEATGRGRVWQVGTILTTNDVKVEVFGSGKKIRGRRHGPYRPDLVIGDDLENDENVRSPEQRDKLLSWVTKSLLSLGPADDSLDVFIIGTILHYDSVLARLIKNPLWKSAKFRAVERWPDHMDLWDRWTEILLGQGPDEALAFYQAHQPDMDRGVAICWPSGTTFYKLMVKRARDGKSAFDSEQQNDPLSGDDAPFAECIHFWVNRLPEWVFYGACDPSLGKAGARRDPSAILVGGFNRFTGILDVVEASIRKRLPDRIISDVISFQAEYRCVLWLVESVQFQEFMRTELVKRSAQRGIPVPARGVQPHGDKLLRIETLQPHMANGLIRLHPSLHTLIEQLRHFPLADHDDGPDALQMLWAAALSGGGQIDYTPVPRAGSAYDEGFGGFASGAW from the coding sequence GCGACGGCTTCGACCCCGATCCGAGTGCGCGTGAGCAGCGCCGCCTGCAGGCGTTCGCCAGCTTCCGCTATTTTGCTCTGACCTATTTCCCGCACTACGTCAAACACGACCCGGCCACCGTTCACGACTATCTGTTCGACCGCTTTCAAGAGGTGGTCGACAACGGTGTCGGCGACCATGATGCCGTGGCTGCACCGCGCGGTCATGCTAAGTCGACCTTGGTGACCCAGATCGGCACGCTGTGGTGCATCGTCACTGGCCGCAAGCATTACCCACTGATCGTGATGGACGCCATCGAGCAGGCATGGCCGATGCTGGAGGCGATCAAGGCCGAACTGGAATTCAACCCGCGTTTGGTGTTGGACTTTCCCGAGGCGACCGGGCGCGGCCGGGTATGGCAGGTCGGCACCATCCTGACCACCAACGACGTCAAGGTCGAGGTGTTCGGCTCCGGCAAGAAGATCCGTGGCCGCCGTCACGGGCCGTACCGGCCGGATCTGGTGATCGGCGACGACCTGGAAAACGACGAGAACGTGCGCAGCCCCGAGCAACGCGACAAGCTGCTCAGTTGGGTGACCAAGAGCCTGCTGTCGCTCGGCCCGGCCGACGACAGCCTCGACGTATTCATCATCGGCACCATCCTGCACTACGACTCGGTGTTGGCGCGGCTGATCAAGAACCCGCTCTGGAAAAGCGCCAAGTTCCGCGCGGTCGAGCGCTGGCCGGATCACATGGACCTGTGGGACCGCTGGACCGAGATCCTGCTCGGCCAGGGGCCGGACGAGGCGCTGGCGTTCTACCAAGCGCACCAGCCGGATATGGATCGGGGTGTGGCGATCTGCTGGCCAAGCGGCACCACGTTCTACAAACTGATGGTGAAGCGCGCGCGAGATGGCAAGTCGGCGTTCGACTCGGAGCAGCAGAACGACCCGCTTTCCGGTGACGACGCGCCGTTCGCCGAATGCATCCACTTCTGGGTCAATCGGCTGCCCGAGTGGGTGTTCTACGGCGCATGCGACCCTTCACTCGGCAAGGCGGGCGCACGGCGCGACCCGTCGGCCATTCTGGTCGGCGGCTTCAACCGTTTTACCGGCATCCTGGATGTTGTCGAGGCCAGTATCCGCAAGCGTCTGCCCGACCGCATCATCTCGGACGTGATCAGCTTCCAGGCCGAGTACCGTTGCGTGCTGTGGCTGGTCGAGTCAGTGCAGTTCCAGGAGTTCATGCGCACCGAGCTGGTCAAGCGCTCGGCGCAGCGCGGCATCCCAGTGCCAGCACGTGGGGTACAGCCGCACGGTGACAAGCTGCTGCGCATCGAGACGCTGCAACCCCACATGGCCAACGGCCTGATCCGCCTGCACCCAAGTCTGCACACGCTGATCGAGCAGCTGCGCCATTTCCCCCTGGCTGACCACGACGATGGTCCCGACGCGCTGCAGATGCTATGGGCCGCCGCGCTGTCCGGCGGTGGCCAGATCGATTACACCCCGGTGCCGCGCGCTGGCAGTGCCTATGATGAAGGCTTCGGCGGCTTTGCGTCCGGAGCCTGGTAA